In Ovis aries strain OAR_USU_Benz2616 breed Rambouillet chromosome 14, ARS-UI_Ramb_v3.0, whole genome shotgun sequence, a single genomic region encodes these proteins:
- the SELENOV gene encoding selenoprotein V, whose translation MNNQPRTPAPTPAQASTPVRGSTQRRTSIQVRTPTAGPNSGPTRITTLVRTPALIQTLTPIRTPTPVRTPTPVRTRTSVRTPTPVPPSTPVRTPTPVPPSTPVRTPTPVPPLTPVRTPTPIPPSTPFRTPTPVPPSTPVRTPTPVPPSTPVRTPTPVPLSTPVRTPTPVPLSTPVRPPTPVRPPTPVRPPTPVRIPTPIGTPTLIQSPTPVQIPIPDPIPTPIPSRVLIPALESLPDSSLPSGPSLELEPTLTVSPAKNLEPSPRVKQVSSATSGFPPIQEPLPAHTPLATDLQSPSRGSPLRTDPSTTKLIASSSGHVPGTPILGAIQAILPVPATALASISGNLKAENKIMVRVVYW comes from the coding sequence ATGAACAACCAGCCGCGGACCCCAGCCCCTACCCCGGCTCAGGCCTCGACTCCGGTCCGGGGTTCGACCCAGCGCAGGACCTCCATTCAAGTTCGGACTCCGACTGCGGGCCCGAACTCGGGCCCGACCCGGATCACGACTCTGGTCCGGACGCCGGCTCTCATCCAGACCCTGACCCCCATCCGGACCCCAACTCCGGTCCGGACCCCAACTCCGGTCCGGACCCGAACTTCGGTCCGAACCCCAACTCCGGTCCCGCCCTCAACTCCGGTCCGGACCCCAACTCCGGTCCCGCCCTCAACTCCGGTCCGGACCCCAACTCCGGTCCCGCCCTTAACTCCGGTCCGGACCCCAACTCCGATCCCGCCCTCAACTCCGTTCCGGACCCCAACTCCGGTCCCGCCCTCAACTCCGGTCCGGACCCCAACTCCGGTCCCGCCCTCAACTCCGGTCCGCACCCCAACTCCGGTCCCGCTCTCGACTCCGGTCCGCACCCCAACTCCGGTCCCGCTCTCGACTCCGGTCCGGCCCCCGACTCCCGTCCGCCCCCCGACTCCCGTCCGGCCTCCGACTCCTGTCCGGATCCCGACACCGATCGGGACCCCAACACTGATCCAGTCCCCGACCCCGGTCCAAATCCCAATTCCGGACCCGATCCCAACCCCGATCCCATCTCGGGTCCTGATTCCTGCCTTGGAATCCCTCCCTGACTCGTCTCTGCCTTCGGGCCCGTCCCTGGAACTTGAACCCACGCTCACTGTGTCACCTGCCAAGAATCTTGAGCCAAGCCCGAGGGTGAAGCAAGTTTCATCAGCCACCAGTGGATTTCCTCCCATCCAAGAGCCCCTTCCTGCTCATACTCCATTGGCCACTGATTTGCAGTCCCCATCCCGCGGGTCCCCTCTGAGGACAGACCCATCGACCACCAAGTTGATAGCTTCTTCTTCTGGACATGTCCCAGGGACGCCCATCCTAGGGGCCATCCAGGCCATCTTACCGGTTCCTGCCACCGCATTAGCCTCCATCAGTGGGAACCTCAAAGCGGAAAACAAGATCATGGTTCGAGTGGTTTACTGGTAA